In a single window of the Pedococcus dokdonensis genome:
- the speB gene encoding agmatinase, with amino-acid sequence MTRYGQQYGPDFTFLGVDRCDLDDESTYAGADVVILGAPFDGGTSHRPGTRFGPQAIRMTDYLPHDGSRPSLALRTDGLVDLRVVDAGDVEMYSGDIERSLPKLEAAVEQVTRAGAIPVVLGGDHSIAFPDAKGVANVLGHGRVSMIHFDAHADTGDIEFGSLWGHGQPMRRLIESGALRGDRFLQVGLRGYWPPPETLDWMAGQQMRSFEMTEIVHRGLDEVLTEAFTIATDECEGVFLSVDIDVCDPGHAPGTGTPEPGGLSARQLLDAVRRICLELPVVGVDVVEVSPPYDHADITAALANRVVLEALSAIARKRRDERDGTRWDPAQPLLSGRNGAIPQGHIPHQHTHQTHDQTDHSHDHSHDAAEEQG; translated from the coding sequence ATGACGAGATACGGCCAGCAGTACGGCCCGGACTTCACCTTCCTCGGCGTGGACCGGTGCGACCTCGACGACGAGAGCACGTATGCCGGCGCCGACGTCGTGATCCTCGGCGCACCGTTCGACGGTGGCACGTCCCACCGCCCCGGCACACGGTTCGGGCCGCAGGCGATCCGGATGACCGACTACCTGCCGCACGACGGGTCCCGTCCCTCCCTGGCGCTGCGCACCGACGGCCTCGTCGACCTCAGGGTGGTCGACGCGGGTGATGTCGAGATGTACTCCGGCGACATCGAGCGGTCCCTGCCCAAGCTGGAAGCCGCGGTCGAGCAGGTCACCCGCGCAGGCGCCATACCGGTCGTGCTCGGAGGCGACCACTCGATCGCGTTCCCGGACGCCAAGGGCGTCGCGAACGTGCTGGGCCACGGGCGGGTGTCGATGATCCACTTCGACGCCCATGCCGACACCGGCGACATCGAGTTCGGGTCGCTCTGGGGTCACGGGCAGCCGATGCGCCGGCTCATCGAGTCGGGGGCGCTGCGTGGCGACCGGTTCCTCCAGGTCGGGCTGCGCGGCTACTGGCCACCGCCCGAGACGCTGGACTGGATGGCGGGGCAGCAGATGCGGTCGTTCGAGATGACCGAGATCGTGCACCGCGGTCTCGACGAGGTGCTCACCGAGGCCTTCACGATCGCCACCGACGAGTGCGAGGGCGTGTTCCTGTCCGTCGACATCGACGTCTGCGACCCCGGGCACGCCCCCGGCACCGGCACGCCCGAGCCCGGCGGGTTGTCCGCACGGCAGCTGCTCGACGCGGTCCGCCGGATCTGTCTGGAGCTGCCGGTGGTCGGGGTGGACGTCGTCGAGGTGAGTCCTCCCTACGACCACGCCGACATCACGGCGGCGCTGGCCAACCGGGTCGTGCTGGAGGCGCTGTCCGCGATCGCCCGCAAGCGCCGGGACGAACGCGACGGCACCCGCTGGGACCCGGCGCAGCCACTGCTGTCGGGACGCAACGGGGCCATCCCGCAGGGCCACATCCCGCACCAGCACACCCACCAGACGCACGACCAGACCGACCACTCGCACGACCACTCGCACGACGCAGCGGAGGAGCAGGGCTGA
- a CDS encoding NAD-dependent succinate-semialdehyde dehydrogenase produces the protein MATTQKSLIDSVPKDLFIGGSWRAATGGATLPVEDPSSGSTLTHVADATVADGKAALDAAVQAQPDWAATPPRDRGEILRAAFERITERAEDFATLMTLEMGKTLAESRGEVTYGAEFFRWFSEEAVRISGRWSTAPNGATRLLTMKKPVGPTLMITPWNFPLAMGTRKIGPAIAAGCTMVVKPASQTPLTMLALAELLRECGLPAGVLNVVTTTHTGDVMEPLIRDPRLRKLTFTGSTGIGRRLVEQSAEQLLRVSMELGGNAPFIVFEDADLDRAVDGAMLAKMRNIGEACTAANRFFVHEKVAAEFAKKFAARMGGLTLGKGTKKGVDVGPLIDAKARDGVTELVEDARAKGGTVLTGGSAVKGRGYFFEPTVISDVPMTARVMSEEIFGPVAPITTFRTEAEAISKANSTEYGLASYVFTNDLGRVIRVSEGLEYGMIGINQGIISNPAAPFGGVKASGFGREGGFEGIEEYLETTYVGIAP, from the coding sequence ATGGCCACCACGCAGAAGTCCCTCATCGACTCGGTCCCGAAGGACCTGTTCATCGGCGGCTCCTGGCGGGCTGCCACCGGCGGGGCGACCCTGCCCGTCGAGGACCCGTCGAGCGGCAGCACCCTGACCCACGTCGCCGACGCGACGGTGGCCGATGGCAAGGCGGCCCTCGATGCCGCAGTGCAGGCGCAGCCGGACTGGGCCGCGACGCCGCCGCGCGACCGCGGTGAGATCCTCCGGGCCGCCTTCGAGCGGATCACCGAGCGCGCCGAGGACTTCGCCACGCTGATGACCCTCGAGATGGGCAAGACGCTCGCGGAGTCGCGCGGCGAGGTGACCTACGGAGCGGAGTTCTTCCGCTGGTTCTCCGAGGAGGCGGTCCGCATCTCCGGTCGCTGGTCCACCGCACCCAACGGTGCGACGCGGCTGCTCACGATGAAGAAGCCGGTCGGACCGACCCTGATGATCACGCCGTGGAACTTCCCGCTGGCGATGGGCACCCGCAAGATCGGGCCGGCCATCGCCGCCGGCTGCACGATGGTCGTCAAGCCGGCGAGCCAGACGCCGTTGACGATGCTGGCGCTGGCCGAGCTGCTGCGCGAGTGCGGTCTGCCCGCAGGGGTGCTCAACGTCGTCACCACCACGCACACCGGCGACGTGATGGAACCCTTGATCCGCGACCCACGGCTGCGCAAGCTCACCTTCACCGGGTCGACCGGCATCGGGCGACGGCTCGTCGAGCAGTCGGCCGAGCAGCTGCTGCGGGTGTCGATGGAGCTCGGTGGCAACGCGCCGTTCATCGTGTTCGAGGACGCCGACCTCGACCGGGCGGTCGACGGCGCCATGCTCGCCAAGATGCGCAACATCGGCGAGGCCTGCACCGCGGCCAACCGGTTCTTCGTGCACGAGAAGGTCGCGGCCGAGTTCGCGAAGAAGTTCGCGGCGCGGATGGGTGGGCTCACCCTGGGCAAGGGCACCAAGAAGGGCGTCGACGTCGGACCGCTCATCGACGCCAAGGCGCGCGACGGGGTGACCGAGCTCGTCGAGGACGCTCGGGCCAAGGGCGGCACCGTCCTCACCGGTGGGTCAGCGGTCAAGGGACGCGGCTACTTCTTCGAGCCCACCGTGATCAGCGACGTGCCGATGACCGCGCGCGTGATGAGCGAGGAGATCTTCGGGCCGGTTGCCCCGATCACGACGTTCCGCACCGAGGCAGAGGCGATCAGCAAGGCCAACAGCACCGAGTACGGCTTGGCGTCCTACGTCTTCACCAACGACCTCGGCCGCGTCATCCGGGTCAGCGAGGGGCTCGAGTACGGCATGATCGGGATCAACCAGGGGATCATCTCCAACCCGGCCGCACCGTTCGGCGGGGTCAAGGCCTCGGGCTTCGGTCGCGAGGGAGGTTTCGAGGGGATCGAGGAGTACCTCGAGACCACCTATGTCGGAATTGCCCCTTAA
- a CDS encoding DnaB-like helicase C-terminal domain-containing protein has product MSTDGQTNHLSIAGDSTAEPDPEAPDFASHSRNVGRLRSLADVLVETDEKLRQGLTAGSRVWPTGFDALDNALTGGFRSGELVLLGGPQGLGKTAMALQMVRNAVAANRSAILFSYEHDAHSILERLIAIEAGAIKGIEAVGLTKIRAGFEARHSRARTMRERFADTVGGAEAVEALEGYADRLHVHTSSGMHTTIDAIRTAVNEVLEADSRPPLVLVDYLQKVPVPGVTNEEDRISVVVERLKDMSLELGVPVVAIVAADKSSLVAGRRMRVNDLRGSSALAYEADVVLILNDKYDIVAKHHLVYHLGNAERFRHWVVMSIEKNRNGADHLELEFQKRFEQGRFEPEGRVVEEQLIEERVFQN; this is encoded by the coding sequence ATGAGCACGGACGGCCAGACGAACCACCTGTCCATCGCGGGTGACTCGACCGCTGAGCCCGACCCGGAGGCGCCCGACTTCGCGTCGCACTCGCGCAACGTCGGCCGGTTGCGCTCACTCGCAGATGTGCTCGTCGAGACCGACGAGAAGCTGCGGCAGGGCCTGACCGCCGGCTCACGGGTCTGGCCGACCGGGTTCGACGCCCTCGACAACGCCCTGACCGGTGGCTTCCGCTCCGGTGAGCTGGTGCTGCTCGGGGGCCCACAGGGGCTGGGCAAGACCGCGATGGCCCTGCAGATGGTGCGCAACGCCGTCGCGGCCAACCGCAGCGCGATCCTGTTCTCCTACGAGCACGACGCCCACAGCATCCTCGAGCGGCTCATCGCGATCGAAGCCGGCGCCATCAAGGGGATCGAAGCCGTGGGGCTGACCAAGATCCGTGCCGGTTTCGAGGCCCGCCACAGCCGCGCCCGCACCATGCGTGAGCGGTTCGCCGACACCGTGGGTGGCGCCGAGGCGGTCGAGGCCCTCGAGGGCTACGCCGACCGGTTGCACGTCCACACCTCCAGCGGGATGCACACGACCATCGACGCCATCCGCACGGCCGTCAACGAGGTGCTGGAGGCCGACAGCCGTCCTCCCCTCGTCCTGGTCGACTACCTCCAGAAGGTCCCCGTGCCCGGGGTGACCAATGAGGAGGACCGCATCTCCGTCGTCGTCGAGCGGCTCAAGGACATGTCCCTCGAGCTCGGCGTCCCCGTGGTCGCCATCGTCGCCGCCGACAAGTCGAGCCTGGTCGCCGGCCGCCGCATGCGGGTCAACGACCTGCGCGGGTCGTCGGCGCTGGCGTACGAGGCCGACGTCGTGCTGATCCTCAACGACAAGTACGACATCGTCGCCAAGCACCACCTCGTCTACCACCTGGGCAACGCGGAGCGGTTCCGGCACTGGGTCGTCATGTCGATCGAGAAGAACCGCAACGGCGCCGACCACCTCGAGCTGGAGTTCCAGAAGCGGTTCGAGCAGGGCCGCTTCGAGCCCGAGGGCCGGGTCGTCGAGGAGCAGCTCATCGAGGAGCGGGTCTTCCAGAACTAG
- a CDS encoding ribonuclease domain-containing protein codes for MSADQRRIARLALAVVVGALVLVLWWWATDGSQDRTGGSDRGGAASTSAAAPGPTGSSSGSPTRPVPGSDSGLPLVRASDLPVQARRTLDLIAAGGPYPYSRDGVVFQNRERLLPRKASGYYHEYTVPTPGEDDRGARRIISGRVGELYWTADHYASFNVIVPSGSEGGAP; via the coding sequence ATGTCTGCTGACCAGCGGCGCATCGCTCGGCTGGCGCTCGCCGTCGTCGTCGGGGCGCTCGTGCTGGTGCTCTGGTGGTGGGCCACTGACGGTTCGCAGGACCGGACCGGTGGCTCCGACCGGGGTGGCGCCGCGTCGACGTCCGCTGCGGCCCCGGGGCCGACCGGCTCCTCGTCGGGGTCCCCGACGCGCCCTGTCCCCGGTTCCGACAGTGGGCTGCCGCTGGTGCGGGCGAGCGACCTGCCGGTGCAGGCCCGGCGCACGCTCGACCTCATCGCGGCTGGCGGGCCCTATCCGTACTCGCGAGACGGGGTGGTCTTCCAGAACCGCGAACGCCTCCTGCCACGCAAGGCCAGTGGCTACTACCACGAGTACACCGTGCCGACCCCGGGTGAGGACGACCGCGGTGCCCGCCGGATCATCAGCGGGCGGGTCGGCGAGCTCTACTGGACGGCCGACCACTATGCGTCGTTCAACGTCATCGTTCCCAGCGGCAGTGAGGGAGGTGCCCCGTGA
- a CDS encoding barstar family protein, giving the protein MIRVLGPEVPIAQVVREAQSRGADVTVVPAGSTKAESIDLFAEVLHFPDWFGRNLDALADCLHDYAEELPGEGGGSRHLVWDGVATLRRTHPEGYDDISDVLGEVTADHEGFSVTVLDR; this is encoded by the coding sequence GTGATCCGAGTCCTGGGGCCGGAGGTGCCGATCGCCCAGGTGGTGCGGGAGGCCCAGAGCCGCGGCGCCGACGTGACCGTGGTGCCCGCGGGGTCGACGAAGGCCGAGAGCATCGACCTGTTCGCCGAGGTGCTGCACTTCCCGGACTGGTTCGGGCGCAACCTCGACGCCCTCGCCGACTGCCTGCACGACTACGCGGAGGAGCTGCCCGGGGAGGGTGGTGGCAGCCGGCACCTGGTGTGGGACGGCGTGGCGACCCTGCGGCGGACGCACCCCGAGGGCTACGACGACATCAGCGACGTCCTGGGCGAGGTCACCGCCGACCACGAGGGCTTCTCGGTGACCGTGCTCGACCGCTGA
- a CDS encoding Pr6Pr family membrane protein: MRPTSARAVHLVVAVVALAALVLQLVLVVRGGRVLDETAVPPLSTRLVRFFSYFTVLSNLLVAVTSTLSATDPERDGERWRVAHTASMVGITITGLVHWFLLRPLLDLHGADALADKLLHVVVPLLAVVAWVVVGPRRRTSSRSVALSLLWPVAWTVYTLARGAVVDWYPYPFLDVGELGWGRVLVNMVGIAVLFALVGLALVGADRVLGRRSTRST; this comes from the coding sequence GTGAGACCCACCAGCGCGAGGGCGGTGCACCTGGTCGTCGCCGTCGTCGCCCTGGCCGCACTGGTCCTGCAGCTCGTCCTGGTGGTCCGAGGTGGTCGGGTCCTCGACGAGACGGCGGTGCCGCCGCTGTCGACCCGCCTGGTCCGCTTCTTCTCCTACTTCACCGTGTTGTCCAACCTCCTCGTGGCCGTGACGTCCACACTGTCGGCCACCGACCCCGAGCGTGACGGCGAGCGGTGGCGGGTGGCCCACACGGCCTCGATGGTGGGGATCACCATCACCGGGCTCGTGCACTGGTTCCTGCTGCGCCCACTGCTCGACCTGCACGGCGCCGACGCGCTGGCCGACAAGCTGCTCCACGTCGTCGTCCCGCTGCTGGCCGTCGTGGCGTGGGTCGTGGTGGGCCCGCGGAGGCGGACCTCCTCGCGCAGCGTCGCGCTCTCCCTGCTGTGGCCGGTCGCGTGGACCGTCTACACGCTGGCGCGTGGTGCGGTGGTCGACTGGTACCCGTACCCGTTCCTCGACGTCGGCGAGCTCGGCTGGGGACGCGTGCTGGTCAACATGGTCGGGATCGCGGTGCTGTTCGCACTGGTCGGCCTGGCCCTCGTGGGAGCCGACCGGGTGCTGGGGCGGCGGTCGACTCGCTCCACATGA
- the dxr gene encoding 1-deoxy-D-xylulose-5-phosphate reductoisomerase: protein MSDNGAVTSQRTVAVLGSTGSIGTQALDVISRNPDRFRVVALSAGSNLELLAEQAVAFEVDLVAVARATHEQVAEAIGAYAARAGRPAYRPQVVVGDDAAVAAAGCGADVVLNGITGSIGLRPTLAALAEGSTLALANKESLIVGGPLVKAAARPDQIVPVDSEHSAIAQSLRGGRAAEVRRLVVTASGGPFRGRSRESLRDVTPADALAHPNFSMGRVITTNSATLVNKGLEVIEAHLLFDIPFDRIDVVVHPQQMIHSMVEFVDGSTIAQAGPPRMLVPIALGLSWPDRLADVDVPVDWTQAQSWDFEPLDDEAFPAVRLARQVGEAGGTYPAVYNAANEVAVDAFHDGQLGFVEIVDTVARVVEAHGTAGTDGIESATLSVEDVMRADAWARDEARKVLALQTGRMTATPLADTEGAWR, encoded by the coding sequence ATGAGTGACAATGGGGCCGTGACCTCGCAGCGCACCGTCGCCGTCCTCGGCTCCACCGGCTCCATCGGCACCCAGGCCCTCGACGTCATCTCGCGCAACCCCGACCGGTTCCGGGTGGTGGCGCTGTCGGCCGGCTCGAACCTCGAGCTGCTCGCCGAGCAGGCCGTCGCCTTCGAGGTCGACCTCGTCGCCGTGGCCCGTGCGACCCACGAGCAGGTTGCCGAGGCGATCGGTGCGTATGCCGCGCGGGCCGGCCGACCGGCATACCGGCCCCAGGTGGTGGTGGGCGACGACGCCGCCGTGGCGGCGGCCGGGTGCGGCGCCGACGTGGTGCTCAACGGGATCACGGGGTCGATCGGCCTCCGGCCGACGCTCGCGGCGCTCGCGGAGGGCTCGACCCTGGCGCTGGCCAACAAGGAGTCGCTCATCGTCGGCGGGCCTCTCGTCAAGGCCGCGGCCCGGCCCGACCAGATCGTGCCGGTGGACTCCGAGCACTCCGCCATCGCCCAGTCGCTGCGTGGTGGTCGTGCCGCCGAGGTGCGGCGGCTGGTCGTCACCGCCAGCGGCGGGCCGTTCCGGGGACGCAGCCGTGAGTCGTTGCGTGACGTCACGCCGGCCGACGCCCTGGCGCACCCCAACTTCTCGATGGGGCGGGTGATCACCACCAACTCGGCCACCCTCGTCAACAAGGGGCTCGAGGTGATCGAGGCGCACCTCCTGTTCGACATCCCGTTCGACCGGATCGACGTCGTCGTGCACCCACAGCAGATGATCCACTCGATGGTCGAGTTCGTCGACGGGTCGACGATCGCCCAGGCGGGACCCCCGCGCATGCTGGTGCCGATCGCGCTGGGGCTCTCGTGGCCGGACCGGCTCGCTGACGTCGACGTGCCGGTCGACTGGACGCAGGCGCAGTCGTGGGACTTCGAGCCACTCGACGACGAGGCGTTCCCGGCGGTGCGGCTGGCCCGCCAGGTGGGAGAGGCAGGTGGCACCTACCCGGCCGTCTACAACGCGGCCAACGAGGTCGCGGTGGACGCCTTCCACGACGGGCAGCTCGGTTTCGTCGAGATCGTCGACACGGTCGCCCGGGTGGTGGAAGCCCACGGAACCGCGGGCACGGACGGGATCGAATCGGCGACACTGTCCGTTGAGGACGTGATGCGCGCCGATGCGTGGGCACGCGACGAGGCACGGAAGGTGCTGGCTTTGCAGACTGGACGGATGACCGCGACACCGCTGGCGGACACCGAGGGGGCGTGGCGCTGA
- a CDS encoding M50 family metallopeptidase, with protein MTVLLYVLGVLLVALGVGLSIGLHEIGHLVPAKKFGVKVTQYMVGFGPTLWSTRRGETEYGIKAIPLGGYIRMIGMFPPRPGDAEGTIRVSSTGRFSQLADEARQLSLEEIKPGDEDRVFYKLSVPKKVVVMMGGPVMNLLIAVVVLSGIVTIYGQEVVKDGAVVASVSECVVPASAAPTKTTCAPSDPKTPAYLAGIKPGDRLVSVAGQPIKRTSDVGKLIRPRVGQETPVVVLRDGVEQTLQVTPIRNTIQQVAPDGTPLVDDAGDPVVVNAGFLGVSSAAVTARERQSITVVPGIVGSYVGHVGELFLHLPQRMVDVAQAAFGSEARDPNGPQSVVGVGRTAGEVASGQIDGLDTSLGGRLATIFSLMVGLNIALFVFNLIPLLPLDGGHVAGALWEGLKRQSARLLKRPDPGHVDVAKALPVAYAVSSVLIVMSALLIYADLVKPVKLG; from the coding sequence ATGACCGTGCTCCTCTACGTGCTCGGCGTGCTGCTGGTGGCGCTCGGCGTCGGCCTGTCGATCGGGCTGCACGAGATCGGTCACCTGGTCCCGGCCAAGAAGTTCGGCGTCAAAGTGACCCAGTACATGGTGGGCTTCGGCCCCACCCTGTGGTCCACCCGTCGGGGCGAGACCGAGTACGGCATCAAGGCGATCCCGCTCGGCGGCTACATCCGGATGATCGGGATGTTCCCGCCGCGACCGGGTGACGCCGAGGGGACGATCCGGGTGTCGAGCACCGGGCGGTTCAGCCAGCTCGCCGACGAGGCGCGGCAGCTGAGCCTCGAAGAGATCAAGCCCGGCGACGAGGACCGCGTCTTCTACAAGCTGTCCGTGCCCAAGAAGGTCGTCGTCATGATGGGCGGCCCGGTGATGAACCTCCTGATCGCCGTGGTGGTGCTCAGCGGGATCGTCACGATCTACGGCCAGGAGGTCGTGAAGGACGGCGCGGTCGTGGCCAGCGTCTCCGAGTGCGTGGTGCCCGCCAGCGCGGCCCCCACGAAGACCACCTGCGCGCCGAGCGACCCGAAGACCCCCGCCTACCTCGCCGGCATCAAGCCCGGCGACCGGCTCGTGTCGGTGGCCGGGCAGCCGATCAAGCGCACGTCCGATGTCGGCAAGCTGATCCGACCCCGGGTGGGGCAGGAGACCCCGGTGGTCGTGCTCCGGGACGGCGTCGAGCAGACCCTGCAGGTCACGCCGATCCGCAACACGATCCAGCAGGTCGCGCCGGACGGCACGCCACTCGTCGACGACGCCGGCGACCCGGTCGTGGTCAACGCCGGCTTCCTCGGGGTCTCGTCCGCCGCCGTGACGGCCCGCGAGCGCCAGTCCATCACCGTCGTCCCCGGGATCGTCGGCTCCTACGTCGGGCACGTGGGGGAGCTGTTCCTGCACCTCCCGCAGCGGATGGTCGACGTGGCCCAGGCCGCCTTCGGGTCCGAGGCCCGCGACCCCAACGGCCCACAGTCCGTGGTCGGCGTCGGCCGCACCGCAGGCGAGGTCGCCTCCGGACAGATCGACGGGCTGGACACCAGCCTCGGGGGTCGGCTCGCGACGATCTTCTCGCTGATGGTGGGCCTCAACATCGCCCTGTTCGTCTTCAACCTGATCCCGTTGCTGCCGCTGGACGGCGGTCACGTCGCGGGCGCGCTGTGGGAGGGGCTCAAGCGCCAGTCCGCCCGCCTGCTCAAGCGCCCCGACCCGGGTCACGTCGACGTCGCCAAGGCGCTGCCGGTGGCGTATGCCGTGTCGTCCGTGCTCATCGTGATGTCGGCGTTGCTGATCTACGCCGACCTCGTCAAGCCGGTCAAGCTCGGCTGA
- a CDS encoding ABC transporter permease: protein MTRHQLTLGSLRELGTVGLVAALCGAYAATLITTSTILTAMSSTEDGGAAAGVFLSVVAGVFILIALYVGAVVIVNAVDTVVSGRLRHIALLRLLGASGRDLRTSVMRGTPSVGVTGAGLGLVVGTGLTHLVRAVLVARGTLPRADYPWFSGQLLVALAAISVAATAAGWLGSRVVLGVSPATALAGTMADRPPRRRASVLRAAVGAIGIVGGLVVLGLGALLGESNPGAGFVVAFFGAAGSGTGFLIGARFVIPRVVAAASRLLGRDPASLVARRNAVLDPLRTTRSTMGLVVGVALVTTFASGTSALQHSVAAWELDPARRAEASQMLAVTSTVMICIIVISSVIAAVGFVSTMSLTVIQRHREIGLLRSLGFTQRQVRTMITKESVALSASAVAFGILLGLVYGSLGAQSLVGSQSPGIVWGLPVTALVAIAASGVVLVLVASRRPARRAVAVAPVEALRIEG from the coding sequence GTGACCCGGCACCAGCTCACCCTGGGGTCACTGCGGGAGCTCGGCACGGTCGGCCTCGTCGCCGCGCTGTGCGGCGCCTACGCGGCGACCCTCATCACCACCTCGACCATCCTCACCGCGATGAGCTCCACCGAGGACGGAGGCGCCGCCGCGGGAGTCTTCCTGTCCGTGGTCGCCGGGGTGTTCATCCTCATCGCGTTGTATGTCGGCGCGGTCGTGATCGTCAACGCCGTGGACACCGTCGTGTCAGGACGACTGCGCCACATCGCGCTGCTGCGTCTCCTCGGCGCCAGCGGGCGCGACCTGCGCACCTCGGTCATGCGCGGCACGCCTTCGGTGGGCGTCACCGGTGCCGGTCTCGGGCTGGTCGTGGGCACGGGCCTGACGCACCTGGTCCGGGCGGTGCTCGTCGCGCGCGGGACTCTCCCCCGCGCCGACTACCCGTGGTTCAGCGGCCAGCTGCTGGTGGCCCTCGCGGCCATCAGCGTGGCGGCGACGGCTGCAGGGTGGCTCGGCTCACGGGTCGTGCTCGGGGTGTCTCCGGCGACCGCACTGGCCGGGACGATGGCCGACCGACCGCCGCGTCGGAGGGCTTCCGTGCTGCGAGCCGCCGTGGGTGCCATCGGCATCGTCGGCGGTCTGGTCGTGCTCGGGCTCGGGGCCCTGCTCGGCGAGAGCAACCCCGGCGCCGGCTTCGTGGTGGCCTTCTTCGGGGCCGCCGGGTCGGGCACCGGCTTCCTCATCGGGGCACGGTTCGTCATCCCCCGCGTGGTGGCTGCGGCGAGCCGACTCCTCGGACGCGACCCGGCCAGCCTGGTGGCCCGGCGCAACGCGGTGCTCGACCCCCTGCGCACCACCCGCTCCACCATGGGCCTGGTCGTCGGGGTCGCCCTCGTCACGACCTTCGCGTCCGGCACGTCGGCGCTGCAGCACTCGGTCGCCGCCTGGGAGCTCGACCCGGCCCGCCGGGCGGAGGCGAGCCAGATGCTGGCCGTGACGTCGACGGTGATGATCTGCATCATCGTCATCTCGTCGGTGATCGCCGCGGTCGGTTTCGTCAGCACCATGTCGCTCACCGTGATCCAGCGACACCGGGAGATCGGCCTGCTGCGCTCACTGGGCTTCACGCAACGCCAGGTGCGGACCATGATCACCAAGGAGTCGGTGGCGCTCTCCGCGTCGGCCGTGGCCTTCGGCATCCTGCTGGGCCTGGTCTACGGCAGCCTGGGCGCGCAGTCGCTCGTGGGCTCGCAGTCACCCGGCATCGTCTGGGGGCTACCGGTGACCGCCCTGGTGGCCATCGCAGCGTCCGGCGTGGTCCTCGTGCTCGTGGCCTCGCGGCGACCCGCCCGGCGAGCGGTGGCGGTGGCCCCCGTCGAGGCGTTGCGGATCGAGGGCTGA
- a CDS encoding ABC transporter ATP-binding protein, whose product MISNSLQDNEIRPVVSLRRVSRTYGEGSGAVIALDGVSVDIRTGDFTAVMGPSGSGKSTLMNVAAGLDDVSEGDVVLGGAVLSQLGDDARTRLRRSQVGFVFQAFNLVPTLSVDENILLPFELAGRRVGAEERQWIDHLVHTLGLADRVTHRPSELSGGQQQRVAIARALASRPAVIFADEPTGNLDSRSSREVLTLLRTAAREYGQSIVMVSHDPVAASYADRILVIADGRLVGDHGPLSPQQIADLLIGFEVGAA is encoded by the coding sequence ATGATCTCGAACTCATTGCAGGACAACGAAATCCGGCCCGTCGTGTCCCTCCGCCGGGTGTCCCGGACCTACGGAGAAGGCTCCGGTGCCGTCATCGCCCTCGACGGCGTCAGCGTCGACATCCGCACAGGCGACTTCACCGCCGTCATGGGTCCGTCCGGGTCCGGCAAGTCCACCCTGATGAACGTGGCGGCCGGCCTCGACGACGTCTCCGAGGGCGACGTGGTGCTCGGCGGAGCCGTGCTCTCGCAGCTGGGGGACGACGCGCGGACACGACTTCGTCGCAGCCAGGTCGGCTTCGTCTTCCAGGCCTTCAACCTCGTGCCGACCCTCTCGGTGGACGAGAACATCCTCCTGCCCTTCGAGCTGGCCGGCCGACGCGTCGGCGCCGAGGAGCGGCAGTGGATCGACCACCTGGTGCACACCCTCGGGCTGGCCGACCGCGTGACCCACCGCCCGAGCGAGCTGTCGGGCGGGCAGCAGCAGCGCGTCGCGATCGCACGGGCACTTGCCTCGCGACCGGCGGTGATCTTCGCCGACGAGCCGACCGGGAACCTCGACTCGCGCAGCTCGCGTGAGGTGCTCACCCTCCTGCGCACCGCTGCTCGCGAGTACGGCCAGTCGATCGTGATGGTGAGCCACGACCCGGTGGCCGCGTCGTACGCCGACCGTATCCTCGTCATCGCGGACGGCCGTCTGGTCGGTGACCACGGCCCGCTGTCGCCCCAGCAGATCGCCGACCTGCTGATCGGCTTCGAGGTCGGCGCGGCGTGA
- a CDS encoding response regulator, with protein sequence MTIRVALVDDQALFRAGIAMVVGSQDDLEVVGEAGDGADALALVERSQPDVVLMDVRMPTVDGVAATRQLVTELGDRAPRVLVLTTFDLDELVADAIEAGASGFVLKESRPELLLAAIRAVADGTQVVAAGATQAVFERFRRRLGSTPGDDYERLTPREREILLQAARGLSNAEIAAAEFLSEATVKTHVSRILTKLALRDRVQLVVYAYEHGLL encoded by the coding sequence GTGACGATCCGGGTGGCCCTCGTCGACGACCAGGCACTGTTCCGAGCCGGGATCGCCATGGTGGTGGGGAGCCAGGACGACCTCGAGGTGGTCGGCGAGGCCGGTGACGGCGCCGACGCCCTGGCCCTGGTCGAGCGCAGCCAGCCGGACGTCGTGCTCATGGACGTCCGGATGCCGACCGTCGACGGCGTCGCCGCGACCCGGCAGCTCGTGACCGAGCTCGGCGACCGGGCGCCACGGGTGCTCGTCCTCACGACGTTCGACCTCGACGAGCTGGTGGCTGATGCGATCGAGGCCGGCGCGAGTGGGTTCGTGCTCAAGGAGTCGCGGCCCGAGCTGCTGCTCGCCGCGATCAGGGCGGTCGCGGACGGCACGCAGGTGGTCGCGGCCGGGGCGACGCAGGCGGTCTTCGAGCGCTTCCGCCGGCGGCTGGGCTCGACGCCCGGCGACGACTACGAGCGACTCACCCCTCGTGAGCGGGAGATCCTCCTGCAGGCCGCCCGCGGCCTCTCGAACGCCGAGATCGCGGCGGCCGAGTTCCTGTCGGAGGCGACCGTGAAGACGCACGTGTCACGCATCCTGACCAAGCTCGCCCTGCGCGACCGGGTCCAGCTCGTCGTCTACGCCTACGAGCACGGCCTCCTCTGA